The following are encoded together in the Vanrija pseudolonga chromosome 7, complete sequence genome:
- the strip1 gene encoding Striatin-interacting protein 1, whose product MWIEGFTPFPTKTASSAPAPSPAPTSRLPNLPRPRSNGAEGPGRAGDGVSRDAAEGGEVTENVTLGQMRAQAAGLARARSQRFDFRYDDTDTLMNELNEFYPYIEMAYVQQNATRFEGSFSGKWTTATLRKRREYVETQLEYLESPVTETRRAAQGRLLYLLQGCFAETESSEDQLHWIIENAKLIRSVDGVATLVLGLRDAARRYNASDVLEKAQPSAPAHERSGSSNLQPAPFDPFDTHSAELMDVLAMLYFLVEVSRSDDAFGDELMAVEPPLPIVLINMVAGLKDRSVPKGYPVKKVLLLLWKTLLACLGGMREAAKTKALSRELAGLGPEKKDFTKATPMDIALWRRDTSTKYPTFAPAPSVPDGIPVSTEVLAESIKPMPPKPNYHSTEYHSGDLTGSSSSPFSTIPTQSLPQPGTPAPTPPQSPQQRPKKLQFQTDPSRPFVFPYSQPTNGPPASLVPYAIDEADKLYHDHVFVSLALYQLWESREDYLREERGLGQRGLIGFSSLRIDDEQDEAAEEAMRRDWRYEEEELRAQAKGDTEGVRLAREKRAAARRLYRVEVIYRSMLPIMQNAVIVLLKLLLATVTSTSGPPHPMQQQHNQGVAPALASPTQDVPPVEDRPPPTREEIDIARHREITSKAVSAIILILLKWFKASHILKYHHLTQLLLDSNCLVLVLKIFGLQEISQMVQTKNEMKGCSFFEYCRGLSMPEDELNNRSESPTDPPTPPVEEEEDGTEVEIITDYSWRNFFSAINLVKVLQKITKHRIHRILLMCQYKSSTILKRVLRVNQPMLQLQVLKLIKSQMPYCGRKWRSTNMKVITSIYLNCRPELRNDWLVGVEADLEAEDAVAGKPQELALRTLVAFYNKQHYAAHFAAAQMGPDHRRGDSQSALVFDEPGLVPAARRRSRLDSVSSDAGLFPLSRSASDLALMPYNPDGMIEFWMHEYEDVLREVFGEGTTAEADEDWDEYGDGAAMPPPSGAPGPAERDDAAWVRLGELMRARGGQDDDTISDSESVVTVGELGDEAQLEAAAEGREMFNAMHERQRRKSKGDENTWEHMSPDTLKLLPRSPTDRRRSSSGGSPLRPVMGLGPLLGDDFGDVFEDDAEMPGPMPIDTGTRDELEREYGAVDEVEYAYGE is encoded by the exons ATGTGGATAGAGGGCTTCACACCGTTCCCAACAAAGACGGCATCATCGGCACCCGCGCCATCCCCCGCACCGACATCACGGTTGCCCAACCTGCCGAGACCACGCTCTAACGGCGCCGAAGGccccggccgcgccggcgatggcgtctcgcgcgacgctgccgaaGGCGGCGAAGTGACCGAGAACGTCACCCTCGGCCAGATGAGGGCCCAAGCTGCCGGTCTcgcaagggcgagg AGCCAGCGTTTCGACTTTCGCTACGATGACACGGACACGCTCATGAACGAGCTCAACGAGTTCTACCCATATATCGAGATGGCGTATGTGCAGCAGAACGCGACGCGGTTCGAAGGCTCGTTCTCTGGCA AGTGGACCACGGCCACGCTGCGTAAACGGCGAGAGTACGTCGAGACGCAGCTCGAGTATCTTGAGAGCCCGGTCACCGAaacccgccgcgccgcacagGGCCGACTTTTGTATCTTCTCCAAG GCTGCTTCGCCGAGACCGAGTCTTCAGAGGACCAGCTGCACTGGATCATTGAGAATGCCAAGCTCATACGGTCCGTTGACGGAGTCGCCACCCTCGTACTCGGCCTGCGGGATGCTGCCCGTCGCTACAACGCTTCAGA CGTTCTCGAGAAGGCTcagccgtcggcgccggcgcacgaGCGCAGCGGGTCCTCCAACCTCCAGCCTGCGCCGTTTGACCCCTTTGACACGCACTCAGCAGAGCTCATGGACGTCCTCGCCATGCTGTATTTCCTGGTCGAGGTGTcacgcagcgacgacgcgttcggAGACGAGCTCA TGGCGGTGGAACCTCCTCTTCCTATCGTGCTGATCAACATGGTGGCGGGATTGAAGGACAGGAGCGTGCCCAAGGGCTACCCTGTCAAGAAGGTCCTCCTCTTGCTCTGGAAGACCCTCTTGGCATGCCTCGGTGGCATGCGTGAGGCGGCCAAGACGAAGGCCTTGTCGCGAGAGCTGGCAGGTCTGGGTCCTGAGAAGAAGG ACTTCACAAAGGCCACACCGATGGACATTGCTCTGTGGCGCAGGGACACGTCCACAAAGTACCCGACATTTGCCCCAGCGCCCTCGGTCCCAGATGGCATCCCTGTGTCAACAGAGGTATTGGCCGAGAGCATAAAGCCAATGCCTCCAAAGCCAAACTATCACTCTACAGAGTACCACTCTGGTGACCTGACAGGCAGTTCGTCTTCCCCATTCTCAACAATACCGACCCAATCACTCCCCCAACCTGGAACTCCGGCCCCTACACCACCCCAGTCACCGCAGCAACGCCCCAAGAAACTGCAGTTTCAGACGGACCCCTCCAGGCCGTTTGTCTTCCCTTACTCGCAGCCCACAAATGGCCCGCCTGCGAGCCTGGTGCCCTACGCTATCGACGAGGCAGACAAGCTCTACCACGACCACGTGTTCGTGTCGCTCGCACTGTACCAGCTCTGGGAGTCGCGCGAGGACTACCTCCGCGAGGAGCGGGGGCTGGGACAGAGGGGGCTCATCGGCTTTTCGTCGCTGCGTATCGATGACGAACAGGACGAGGCTGCGGAAGAGGCCATGCGCCGAGACTGGCGttacgaggaggaggaactGCGGGCACAGGCGAAGGGTGACACCGAAggcgtccgcctcgcccgcgaGAAGCGTGCGGCCGCCAGGCGGTTGTaccgcgtcgaggtcatcTAC CGCTCAATGCTGCCCATCATGCAGAACGCGGTGATTGTCCTGCTAAAGCTCCTCCTTGCGACGGTAACAAGCACCAGCGGCCCGCCTCACcccatgcagcagcagcacaaccAGGGAGTGGCCCCGGCATTGGCTTCTCCGACACAGGATGTCCCTC CTGTTGAAGACCGTCCCCCACCTACCCGGGAAGAGATTGACATTGCGCGACACCGCGAGATCACCTCCAAGGCCGTCTCGGCCATCATTCTCATCCTCCTCAAGTGGTTCAAGGCGTCTC ACATTCTCAAGTACCACCACCTCACGCAGCTTCTCCTCGATTCAAACTGCCTCGTCCTTGTTCTCAAGATCTTTGGTCTCCAGGAGATCTCGCAGATGGTCCAGACCAAGAACGAGATGAAGGGCTGCAGCTTCTTCGAGTATTGCCGAGGCCTGTCGATGCCCGAGGATGAGCTCAACAACCGGTCAGAGTCGCCGACGGATCCACCGACACCACCagtcgaggaagaagaggacgGAACAGAGGTTGAGATCATCACCGACTACTCGTGGCGCAACTTCTTCTCTGCCATCAACCTTGTCAAGGTTCTGCAAAAGATCACAAAGCATCGCATTCATCGAATCCTCCTCATGTGCCAGTACAAGAGCTCGACTATTCTCAAGCGCGTGCTTCGGGTGAACCAGCCCATGCTCCAGCTTCAGGTGCTCAAGCTCATCAAGAGCCAGATGCCCTATTGTGGCCGCAAGTGGCGTTCGA CCAACATGAAGGTGATCACCAGCATCTACCTGAATTGTCGACCCGAGTTACGCAATGACTGGCTAGTCGGCGTCGAAGCAGATCTCGAGGCTGAAGACGCCGTGGCTGGCAAGCCTCAAGAATTGGCACTGCGTACCCTTGTGGCGTTTTACAACAAACAGCACTATGCTGCTCACTTTGCAGCGGCGCAAATGGGTCCCGATCATCGCCGTGGTGATTCGCAAAGTGCCCTCGTCTTCGACGAGCCTGGTCTTGTGCCGGCGGCCCGACGGCGGTCCCGCCTGGATTCCGTGTCCTCGGATGCTGGACTCTTCCCCCTGAGCAGGAGCGCCTCGGATCTCGCACTCATGCCCTACAATCCGGACGGCATGATCGAGTTCTGGATGCACGAGTACGAAGATGTCCTTCGCGAGGTCTTTGGCGAGGGCACCACCGCGGAAGCCGACGAGGACTGGGACGagtacggcgacggcgccgcgatGCCACCGCCCTCTGGAGCCCCAGGACCCGCTGAACGCGACGATGCGGCATGGGTGCGACTTGGAGAGCtgatgcgcgcgcgtggtggccaggacgacgacaccatcTCCGACTCGGAAAGTGTGGTGACGGTCGGTGAGCTCGGGGACGAGGCtcagctcgaggcggctgccGAGGGGCGAGAAATGTTCAATGCGATGCAcgagcgccagcgtcgcAAGAGCAAGGGGGACGAGAACACGTGGGAG CACATGTCACCCGACACGCTCAAGCTTCTGCCTCGCAGCCCCACGGaccggcggcggtcgagctcgggcgggtCGCCCCTGCGCCCGGTCATGGGTCTCGGCCCACTACTGGGCGACGACTTTGGGGACGTGTTCGAGGACGATGCCGAGATGCCGGGCCCGATGCCGATCGACACGGGCACGCGCGACGAGTTGGAGAGAGAGTACGgtgcggtcgacgaggtcgagtacGCGTACGGAGAGTAG